One window of Alkaliphilus metalliredigens QYMF genomic DNA carries:
- the flgK gene encoding flagellar hook-associated protein FlgK, translating to MRSTFSGFNTATSGIFASQRSLDVVGHNIANANTPGYSRQRLEQAASTPMSLYGGKGMLGTGVDTVAIKQMRSEFLDFKYRDEVNALGYWETKEYGLEFIESIFNEPSDTSVATVTDELFAGFEELSKNPESITARTVVRERGIAFTNTMNQTYKQLEKLAKDVNSDINATVSSINSYADQIAELNKQIYRFEADGSSANDLRDRRNLLIDDLSKLVNVEVRDVNDGYGSSKMVVQINGQPLVNHDQAYKLDATATKSSTFDDEINMTEIKWANGSVVNQDSLKGELGALLTLRDGTTKDNKGIPFYIEQLNDFVGSFAKAVNGIHEDGLDLDGDEGVAFFTDGNTGDQITAKNIQISLEIDRDPRKIAAATMGELGEPVVGDGSNALRLTELRHAQMSFDNGEFKGTPEDFMISLIANLGVNTQEATRMASNQSILTNQIDRQRQSISGVSLDEEMANMVRFQHAYNASARMVTTMDEMIDVIINRMGTVGR from the coding sequence ATGCGTTCAACATTTTCGGGATTTAATACAGCCACATCAGGAATTTTTGCATCACAGCGGTCTTTAGATGTAGTAGGACATAATATTGCAAACGCAAATACACCGGGATATTCAAGACAACGACTAGAACAAGCTGCCAGTACCCCCATGAGTCTATATGGTGGAAAAGGAATGCTGGGAACTGGTGTGGATACCGTAGCTATCAAACAAATGCGAAGTGAATTTCTAGATTTTAAATATAGAGATGAAGTAAATGCATTAGGATATTGGGAAACAAAGGAGTATGGACTTGAGTTTATTGAGAGTATTTTCAATGAACCATCTGATACAAGTGTTGCCACTGTTACTGATGAACTTTTTGCTGGGTTTGAAGAACTGAGCAAAAACCCTGAGAGCATCACTGCAAGAACCGTAGTTCGAGAACGGGGAATCGCTTTTACCAACACAATGAACCAAACCTATAAGCAACTAGAGAAATTAGCTAAGGACGTGAATTCTGATATTAATGCCACTGTAAGTAGCATTAACAGCTATGCAGATCAGATTGCTGAGCTAAATAAGCAAATTTATCGATTCGAAGCAGATGGTAGTAGTGCTAATGATTTAAGAGATCGAAGGAATTTACTGATCGATGATTTGTCTAAGCTTGTAAATGTAGAGGTGCGAGATGTAAATGATGGATATGGTTCATCTAAAATGGTTGTGCAAATAAATGGACAACCCTTGGTAAATCATGATCAAGCCTATAAATTAGATGCCACCGCGACAAAATCCAGTACATTTGATGATGAAATTAACATGACTGAAATCAAATGGGCCAATGGCAGTGTGGTTAACCAAGATTCATTAAAGGGAGAATTAGGGGCTTTATTGACTTTAAGAGATGGAACAACCAAGGATAATAAAGGAATTCCTTTCTATATTGAGCAGCTTAATGATTTTGTCGGGAGTTTTGCAAAAGCAGTTAATGGTATTCATGAAGACGGACTCGACTTAGATGGAGATGAAGGCGTAGCATTTTTTACAGATGGCAATACCGGAGATCAAATTACAGCAAAAAATATTCAAATCTCCTTGGAGATTGATCGGGATCCTAGGAAGATTGCTGCCGCCACCATGGGGGAACTTGGGGAACCAGTAGTAGGAGATGGATCCAACGCTTTAAGGTTGACAGAGCTACGACATGCTCAAATGAGTTTCGATAACGGTGAGTTTAAAGGAACACCAGAGGATTTTATGATTTCCTTAATTGCCAACTTAGGGGTAAATACCCAAGAGGCTACGAGAATGGCTAGCAACCAAAGTATATTAACAAACCAGATAGATCGACAACGGCAATCAATTTCAGGTGTTTCCTTAGATGAAGAAATGGCCAACATGGTTCGTTTTCAACATGCTTACAATGCCTCAGCCAGAATGGTCACAACCATGGACGAAATGATTGACGTGATTATTAATCGAATGGGCACTGTGGGTAGATAA
- the flgL gene encoding flagellar hook-associated protein FlgL: MRITNNMMISSMMQNLNGNLLRMDQKQLQATTGKRIHKPSDDPIGISRSLKLRSDIKELEQYKKNVDDTISWLETTELAVHNVGAAVERLRELTVQASNGVLTEDETKKIKAEVVELKNQIISLGNTTYGGKYVFSGKKTDQKLFNDAGEYNVSNLSIDHAPDAIDDKIKFNVGMGETIEINVVGFELFGGDEVSHEDDVVGVEGGEQAGIIKMIEDIEAKLEAGDTAGLTDDLQNIDIYYDQYSTIRSEIGAKVNRMELVENRIVDDRLNLMELQSKIEDADVAEVYMQLMAEENVYRSSLAIGSRIIQPTLMDFLR; encoded by the coding sequence ATGAGGATTACCAATAACATGATGATTAGTAGTATGATGCAAAATCTAAATGGAAATTTACTTCGTATGGATCAGAAACAACTACAGGCGACTACTGGAAAACGCATTCACAAGCCCTCTGATGATCCTATCGGTATTTCCAGAAGTTTGAAGCTACGTTCGGATATCAAAGAACTAGAACAGTACAAAAAAAATGTAGATGACACCATTTCTTGGCTAGAGACCACAGAACTAGCGGTACATAATGTAGGTGCAGCCGTAGAACGACTAAGAGAGCTGACGGTGCAGGCTTCCAATGGGGTATTGACTGAAGACGAAACAAAAAAAATTAAGGCAGAAGTAGTAGAGCTAAAGAATCAAATTATTAGTCTGGGAAACACAACCTATGGCGGAAAATATGTTTTTTCCGGAAAAAAAACGGATCAAAAGCTTTTTAATGATGCTGGAGAGTATAATGTAAGTAATTTATCAATCGATCACGCTCCTGACGCAATAGATGATAAAATCAAATTTAATGTAGGTATGGGAGAAACGATTGAAATCAATGTAGTAGGATTTGAACTCTTCGGTGGAGATGAAGTATCACATGAAGATGATGTGGTAGGGGTAGAGGGTGGTGAACAAGCAGGAATTATTAAAATGATTGAAGACATCGAAGCAAAATTAGAGGCCGGGGATACTGCTGGTCTAACGGATGACCTTCAAAACATAGACATCTACTACGATCAATATTCAACCATACGATCAGAAATTGGAGCCAAAGTAAACCGCATGGAATTGGTTGAAAATCGAATTGTAGATGATCGCCTAAACTTGATGGAACTTCAATCTAAAATAGAAGATGCGGATGTGGCTGAAGTGTACATGCAGCTTATGGCGGAGGAGAATGTGTATCGTTCTTCATTGGCTATTGGCTCAAGGATTATTCAGCCGACATTGATGGATTTCTTAAGATAA